The Flavobacteriales bacterium genome contains the following window.
CAAAAAGAATCGCTGCTGCACAACTGGGTAGAGCAATTATTGATTCTTTGCTGAACGACGACCCTAATGCAAAAATAGTTTATATGGGGGATTTAAATGATGACCCTACTAATGTTAGTGTGAAAAAACACATTAATACGGTTGATAAGCCTGAATTGGTGACGGATAAATTAATGTATAACCCAATGGAACCATTCTACAAAAAGGGTATAGGAACATTGGCTTATCGTGATACATGGAATTTGTTCGATCAACTAATAGTATCGCCAGCTTTAGTTGGTAAAGATTACTCTTCTTACAAATTCTATAATGCAAAGGTTTTTAACAAAAACTATTTAAAACAAACCAGCGGGCAGTATGCAGGTTATCCTTTTAGAACACATGCTGGAGGTGCTTATGCTGGAGGTTATAGCGACCACTTTCCTGTTTATTTATTTTTAATCAAAGAACAATAGTTTTGTTCTTACACCAAATACCATTTTCATGAAAAAACTAATTACAATATTGTTTATCGTTTTTGCATTTGTTGCAAAATCTCAAGATACACTTTCTATATTATCCTACAATATTTTAAATTACCCATTATCAAATGCTACTAAAGCTGATACGTTAAAGGCGATTATTAAACACACCAAACCTGATGTGTTTATGATTACAGAGTTGACGTCTTCATCTGGGGTTGCTACCATTTTAAACAATGCTCTAAATGTGGATGGTGTTAATTACTATGCTGCAGCAACGTATTTTAATGGACCAGATACGGATAACATGATGTTTTACAACAGTCAAAAATTTGGATTAAAATCGCAATATGAGATACCAACCGTTTTAAGAAACATAAGCGAGTATGTATTGTATTATAAGTCATCGGATATAGCAACAACGTTAGACACAACATTCTTACATTGTTACATGGCTCATCTTAAAGCGAGTAATACTCCTGCCGATTCTATTCAACGAAACCAAGAAGCAGTAACGTTTAAAAATTATTTAGATTCAAAAAATCAACCCATCGAAAACATATTTTTGGGTGGTGATTTTAATTTATATACGAGCCAAGAAGCGGCGTATAATACCATTTTGAATGGAGGAACTGTTTCATTGGTTGACCCAATAAACACGCCAGGAGACTGGAATAATAATGCTGCTTTTCAATCTGTACATACACAGAGTACACGTTCAGGTTCGTTAGGTGATGGAGGTTCTTTTGGAGGAATGGATGATCGTTTTGATTTTATTTTGGTAGGGAATGATGTGATGAATGGTACAAATAAGCTAAAATATGTTACAAATACATATACAGCAGTAGGTAATGATGGTCAACATTTTAACAAATCAATTAATGCTTCACCAACAAATACTGCCGTTCCTGCTAATGTTGCTGATGCCTTATATTATATGTCAGATCATTTGCCAATTTTAATGAAAGTATACTATGATGCTGCATTAAGTGTAGATGAAAATAATCATTTGGAAACTTGGAGTGGTTATTTTTATAATAACAATTTCATGTTTAAATCAGACCAAAACGAAAACAACTTAAATGTATTAGTGTTTGATGTGGTAGGTAAATTGGTTGAAAATCAAACGATTTCGAATGCTAATTCATTTAAACTAAATTTATCAAACTTAACTCAAGGGCTCTATTTTGTTAAAGTGGCATCGTTAAAAGAACAAAAAACTTTTAGAATTGTAAAGCAATAAAACTTTTTGTTTTACAACTATTTGTTAATTTCACGCGTCTTTTAAAGGCTAACTGAAAATTACATTTTGAATATTTACAGCCAAAAACAACGATGGAAATTATTTCTTGCCGTATTAGCTTTGCTAATAGTGGTTGCTTCGTTGTGGTACACCAATGTTTTGGTTAAAAAAATTGCTAGTGAAGAAAAAGCAAAAGTTCAATTGTGGGCTGGAGCTATTCAAAACAAAGCCAGTTTGGTAAGTTATACTAGTGAGCTTTTCGAAAAAATTTCGAGCGAAGAACGAAACAAAATTGAAATTTGGGCAGAAGCTAGTAAACGACTTGTTACCTCAGAAAACAACAACGACATTTCTTTTTATTTAGAAATAATTTCTGGTAACACAACCATACCTGTTATTGTAGTTGATGAAAAAGACAATATCGTTAACCATAGAAATTTTGATGAAGAATTAGCCAAAGACCCTGAGTATTTAAAACAAGAGTTGGAAAAAATTAAGGCTCAAAACCCTCCAATACCTTTGGATATTAGATTGTCAAGAAGTATTGTTTTAAAGCAAAAACTGTATTACAAAGACTCTAAAATTTTCTCGGAATTAAAAGAGGTATTGGATAATTTAATCCAATCGTTTATTTCCGAAATTGTGA
Protein-coding sequences here:
- a CDS encoding T9SS type A sorting domain-containing protein translates to MKKLITILFIVFAFVAKSQDTLSILSYNILNYPLSNATKADTLKAIIKHTKPDVFMITELTSSSGVATILNNALNVDGVNYYAAATYFNGPDTDNMMFYNSQKFGLKSQYEIPTVLRNISEYVLYYKSSDIATTLDTTFLHCYMAHLKASNTPADSIQRNQEAVTFKNYLDSKNQPIENIFLGGDFNLYTSQEAAYNTILNGGTVSLVDPINTPGDWNNNAAFQSVHTQSTRSGSLGDGGSFGGMDDRFDFILVGNDVMNGTNKLKYVTNTYTAVGNDGQHFNKSINASPTNTAVPANVADALYYMSDHLPILMKVYYDAALSVDENNHLETWSGYFYNNNFMFKSDQNENNLNVLVFDVVGKLVENQTISNANSFKLNLSNLTQGLYFVKVASLKEQKTFRIVKQ